From the Thunnus albacares chromosome 24, fThuAlb1.1, whole genome shotgun sequence genome, one window contains:
- the LOC122976585 gene encoding glucagon-1-like encodes MKSIYSLAGILLVLGFVQSSWQVPLQEADDSSSFEADNTLADEPGELSNMKRHSEGTFSNDYSKYLEDRKAQDFVRWLMNNKRSGAAEKRHADGTFTSDVSSYLKDQAIKDFVARLKSGQVRRESEMDRQGGAFSRRHVDGTFTSDVNKVLDSMAAKEYLLWVMSSKASGESKKRQVDQ; translated from the exons ATGAAAAGCATCTATTCCCTGGCTGGCATCCTTCTGGTCCTCGGCTTTGTCCAGAGCAGCTGGCAGGTTCCTCTGCAGGAGGCTGATGACAGCTCAAG TTTTGAGGCAGACAACACATTAGCGGACGAGCCGGGGGAGCTGTCAAACATGAAGAGACATTCAGAGGGAACATTCTCAAATGACTACAGCAAATACCTGGAGGACAGGAAGGCTCAGGACTTTGTTCGGTGGCTGATGAACAACAAGAGGAGCGG tgctGCAGAGAAGCGCCACGCAGATGGGACCTTCACCAGCGACGTGAGCTCCTACCTCAAGGACCAGGCAATCAAAGACTTTGTTGCCAGGCTCAAGTCTGGGCAAGTTAGAAGAGA ATCTGAAATGGACAGGCAGGGTGGGGCGTTCAGCAGGAGGCATGTAGATGGAACCTTCACCAGTGATGTGAACAAGGTCCTGGACTCCATGGCTGCCAAGGAATATTTACTCTGGGTCATGTCCTCCAAAGCATCAGGGGAGAG cAAGAAAAGGCAAGTGGACCAATGA